The Bacillota bacterium genome includes a window with the following:
- the rnc gene encoding ribonuclease III, with protein MKQIEKDLHYTFKDQNILKNALMHSSYINESRDKTLKSNERLEFLGDSVLSLITSEYLFTHFDDLPEGDLTKTRAAVVCEKTLAVFAREIKLGEALLLGHGEEQSNGRERDSVLADAFEAMIAAIFVDGGLDEVRRVFMPFITRGIDDTLKGRVFTDYKTLLQEIIQKNKEETLSYVLVGEEGPDHSKVFTVEVHLNSNVIASGRGRNKKEAEQSAAKAALSLMGE; from the coding sequence TTGAAACAAATCGAGAAAGACTTACATTATACATTCAAAGATCAGAATATATTAAAAAATGCTCTGATGCATTCGTCTTACATCAACGAAAGTAGGGATAAAACACTAAAAAGTAATGAACGCCTTGAGTTTTTAGGCGATTCGGTGCTTTCACTTATAACCTCAGAATATCTTTTTACTCATTTTGATGACCTGCCTGAAGGGGATCTAACAAAAACCCGCGCTGCTGTTGTCTGTGAAAAAACGCTTGCAGTATTTGCAAGAGAAATCAAGCTGGGGGAAGCTCTGCTTTTAGGACATGGTGAAGAACAATCTAACGGACGCGAACGTGACTCAGTCCTTGCTGACGCATTTGAGGCGATGATAGCGGCAATATTCGTTGACGGCGGGCTTGACGAGGTAAGACGAGTCTTCATGCCATTCATCACGAGGGGCATCGATGATACTCTCAAAGGCAGAGTTTTTACAGATTATAAAACACTGCTTCAGGAAATCATTCAGAAAAATAAAGAAGAAACGCTTTCCTATGTGCTTGTCGGTGAAGAGGGGCCGGATCACTCAAAAGTGTTTACAGTCGAAGTTCATCTAAACAGCAATGTTATTGCTTCAGGAAGAGGAAGAAATAAGAAAGAGGCGGAACAAAGCGCCGCCAAAGCTGCGCTTTCATTGATGGGAGAGTAA
- the acpP gene encoding acyl carrier protein, with the protein MIFEKLKKIIAEQFSADEEELTPETRFEDLGADSLDLVELVMAIEEEFDIQVDDEDVDSMSTIGDAVEYIKERV; encoded by the coding sequence GTGATTTTTGAAAAATTGAAAAAAATTATTGCCGAACAGTTCAGTGCTGATGAGGAAGAATTGACTCCGGAAACACGTTTTGAGGATTTAGGTGCGGATTCGCTTGATCTTGTTGAACTAGTCATGGCGATTGAAGAGGAATTTGACATTCAAGTCGATGATGAGGATGTCGACAGCATGTCTACAATCGGTGACGCTGTGGAATATATCAAGGAACGTGTATAA